CAGATCATTGTctaagagccccccccccccagccccccccccccccccccccccccgacaaacAATCCTACCCCTTCACTGACGgtggcagccacacacacacacacacacacacacatccatcacacgATGGTTTCGGAATCGGACTTGCCGCGCTTGGAGCTGGCGGCTTTCTCCATGCGGATGGTCCGCgaggactggtggtggtgggggtggtggtgggggtggtgcggcTTGACGGGCACCTGCTGGTAGTGGTGGATGGGCACGCTGTACTCGATACCCGACTTGCGGCCCTCGCCGCCGCCGCcggcaccccccacacccccccgggCCCCGCGGCCCCGCAGGCAGAGCTTATCCAGGAAGGCCTTCCACGAGGCCAGGGTCTTGGAGGACCACACCCACATGCCGCTGGTGATGCCCACCACCAGGGACATGAACAGTTTGAGCATGAAGATCTCGATGTTGGGCGACGTGTGGCCCTCCCGCAGGTACCACGAGTCTCGCCGGGCGTACTCGTACAGCAGGCAGCCCACCAGGCAGACGGCCGGCACGGTGTACAGCACGGAGAAGATGCCGATCCGCACCATCAGCACCTCCAGCTTGTCCGTCTTGACGCCGTCGCTGCGCACCTGCTGGCGGATCTTGAAGAGCGCCAGGAATCCGGCGGCCAGGAAGGACACGCCCAGCAGCAGGTACACGATGAGCGGGGCCACAGCGAAGCccatgagggtggtggtgttctgGTTTCCCACGTAACACACCCCGGTGAGCTCGTCCCCGTCCACGTCGCGCATGACGAGGATGACGATGGTCTTGATGGCGGGCAGCGCCCAGGCGGCCAGGTGGAAGTAGGAGCTGTGCAGCTGGATGGCCTCGTGGCCCCACTTGAGCCCCGCGGAGAGGAACCAGGTGAAGGTCAGCACCACCCACCACAGCGAGCTGGCCGTGCCGAAGAAGTAGAGCAGCAGGAAGACGATGGCACAGTCCGTGTTCTCCAGCCCCTCCTGGATCAGGATGCTCCTGCCGCTCTGGCTCTCCAGGTCGCAGGCGATGTCCTCCCGGCCGGCGATCAGGCGCACGATGTAGGCGATGCTGTAGATGTTGTAGCACATGGACAGGAAGATGATGGGCCGCTCGGGGTACTTGAAGCGCTGAGAGTCGATGAGGAAAGTGAGGACGGTGAAAAGCGTGGACAGGAAGCACACCCCGGCCCAGATGGCCATCCACACGTCGGCGAAGCGTTTGTCCTCGGCGGAGAAGGCGTCGTCCTGCCCGCACAGCAAGGCGCAGCGCTCTGTCCGGTTGATGTAAACGTACTTGGCGGCGTTCTCGTACTTGCTGCACTTGCGCAGGTGATGGAGGTGACTGGACCCCACGGCAGACCCTGGGGGCAGGTCGGGGTACATGGtggtcctcctcccccctcccacgcccccaccacttCCGCCGCCGCCCCGGGAGTGGGGCTTGTAGGGCTCCTGCACCTCCGACTCCTCAGGGCCGTCCATACACATGTGGTTCTGGTCGTTGCGCGGCGGGAACTTGGAGCAGTTGAGGGCGGCGGGCCAGGGGTAGCCGAACTCGTTCAGCACGGGCTGGCAGCGCCGCCGCACGCTCTCGCACATGGGCCGACAAGGGCCGATGGGCTCGATCACCTTCTCCGTGCACATGGGCACGTAGACGGAGCAGAGGAAGAACTTGAGCTGGTTTGAGCATCCGTACTGGATGAGCGGCGTGAAGGTCTGCAGCTGGAGGGAGGCGTCCTGCTGGTCCTTGTGGCCCACCAGGTTGGGCATGCCCGTCACGTTGTAGCCCAGCCCTTTGCACATCTGGAACCGGATGGGCTCGCACGTGCGCACCGCTTCTGTGGCCTCGGTGGCCGGCACGTGTTGTGACAGGAGGAGGCACACAGCCAGGGTCCACACCACCGTCGTCATCCCCAGGATGCCCAcggcctccctcctcctcctactcctcctcagccaccaccacctgcaccgaGGGCTGGGGTGGTGAGGACAGGAGAgggtggcggagggagagggggaggtggccTTGGGGTCGTAGGCGCCCATCTGGCCTGATGAGTAGCacaccaccatcccacacaccaTACAGGCAACGGACAGTCTGCTTCTAAGTAGgggtcgtcttctccttctccttcttcttctccttctcccctggGCCCGGGTCACTGCAGGGCCATCT
The window above is part of the Babylonia areolata isolate BAREFJ2019XMU chromosome 23, ASM4173473v1, whole genome shotgun sequence genome. Proteins encoded here:
- the LOC143297923 gene encoding frizzled-4-like; translation: MVCGMVVCYSSGQMGAYDPKATSPSPSATLSCPHHPSPRCRWWWLRRSRRRREAVGILGMTTVVWTLAVCLLLSQHVPATEATEAVRTCEPIRFQMCKGLGYNVTGMPNLVGHKDQQDASLQLQTFTPLIQYGCSNQLKFFLCSVYVPMCTEKVIEPIGPCRPMCESVRRRCQPVLNEFGYPWPAALNCSKFPPRNDQNHMCMDGPEESEVQEPYKPHSRGGGGSGGGVGGGRRTTMYPDLPPGSAVGSSHLHHLRKCSKYENAAKYVYINRTERCALLCGQDDAFSAEDKRFADVWMAIWAGVCFLSTLFTVLTFLIDSQRFKYPERPIIFLSMCYNIYSIAYIVRLIAGREDIACDLESQSGRSILIQEGLENTDCAIVFLLLYFFGTASSLWWVVLTFTWFLSAGLKWGHEAIQLHSSYFHLAAWALPAIKTIVILVMRDVDGDELTGVCYVGNQNTTTLMGFAVAPLIVYLLLGVSFLAAGFLALFKIRQQVRSDGVKTDKLEVLMVRIGIFSVLYTVPAVCLVGCLLYEYARRDSWYLREGHTSPNIEIFMLKLFMSLVVGITSGMWVWSSKTLASWKAFLDKLCLRGRGARGGVGGAGGGGEGRKSGIEYSVPIHHYQQVPVKPHHPHHHPHHHQSSRTIRMEKAASSKRGKSDSETIV